In Gammaproteobacteria bacterium, one genomic interval encodes:
- a CDS encoding O-acetyl-ADP-ribose deacetylase, protein MIEIIHGDITQLDVDVIVNAANESLLGGGGVDGAIHRAAGPELLAACRRLGGCPTGEARITPGFRLKARWIVHTPGPVWRGGALGEPGLLEDCYRNAFRAALAQEARSVAFPCISTGVYGYPKPQAARIALALMREHEARFERIVACCFSAEDARLYRDVSAA, encoded by the coding sequence ATGATCGAGATCATCCACGGCGATATCACGCAGCTCGACGTGGACGTGATCGTCAACGCCGCCAACGAGAGCCTCCTGGGCGGCGGCGGCGTGGACGGCGCCATCCACCGGGCTGCGGGGCCGGAACTCCTGGCTGCCTGCCGCAGGCTCGGCGGCTGCCCCACCGGCGAGGCCCGCATCACGCCGGGTTTCCGCCTCAAGGCGCGCTGGATCGTGCACACGCCGGGACCGGTTTGGCGGGGCGGGGCGCTCGGCGAGCCCGGCCTCCTGGAGGACTGCTACCGCAACGCCTTCCGCGCGGCGCTGGCCCAGGAGGCACGCAGCGTCGCTTTCCCTTGCATCAGCACCGGCGTCTACGGCTATCCCAAGCCACAGGCGGCCCGCATCGCCCTTGCGCTGATGCGTGAGCACGAGGCCCGCTTCGAGCGCATCGTGGCCTGCTGTTTCAGCGCAGAGGACGCACGCCTGTATCGGGATGTATCGGCGGCCTGA
- a CDS encoding DUF4442 domain-containing protein — protein MQDRNRLARLVHRFDPLPPGLRYALITWAFGGTVHFVRTAGLKFELLEEARAVLRLANRRRVQNHIGTVHAAAVALLGETATGAVFGMSVPDDKLPILKSMRVSYIKKSKGALRAEAWLSPEQRAGIVRDEKGDIAVPVKITDETGEATVECEFVWAWRPKKR, from the coding sequence ATGCAAGACCGCAATCGCCTCGCACGCCTGGTGCACCGCTTCGATCCCTTGCCGCCGGGCCTGCGCTACGCCCTCATCACCTGGGCTTTCGGGGGAACCGTGCACTTCGTGCGCACCGCGGGCCTAAAGTTCGAGCTGCTGGAGGAGGCGCGCGCGGTACTCAGGCTCGCGAACCGGCGGCGAGTGCAGAACCATATCGGCACCGTGCATGCGGCCGCGGTGGCGCTGTTGGGCGAGACGGCTACCGGCGCGGTGTTCGGCATGAGCGTGCCTGACGACAAGCTGCCCATCCTGAAGAGCATGCGTGTCAGTTACATCAAGAAGTCCAAGGGCGCTTTGCGTGCCGAGGCCTGGCTCAGCCCCGAGCAGCGGGCCGGTATCGTCCGGGATGAGAAGGGCGACATCGCCGTGCCGGTGAAGATCACCGATGAGACCGGTGAAGCGACCGTCGAATGCGAGTTTGTCTGGGCCTGGCGGCCGAAGAAGAGATGA
- a CDS encoding ClpXP protease specificity-enhancing factor has product MLPRKPYFLRAMHQWIVDSGSTPYMVVDVNVAGVEIPPGYAQDGKLVLNISYEATSALDLGPEFVSFDARFGGVSRHVRVPMGAILAVYAHESGQGMLFDAEGEPEMGAAGDTRPGGDEGPKPGAGKKPTLKIIK; this is encoded by the coding sequence ATGCTTCCCCGCAAACCTTATTTCCTCCGGGCCATGCACCAGTGGATCGTGGACTCAGGTTCCACGCCCTACATGGTGGTGGACGTGAACGTGGCTGGCGTGGAGATCCCGCCGGGCTACGCCCAGGACGGCAAGCTGGTGCTCAACATCAGCTATGAGGCCACCAGCGCGCTGGACCTGGGGCCCGAGTTCGTGAGCTTCGACGCGCGTTTCGGCGGCGTCTCGCGTCACGTGCGGGTGCCGATGGGGGCGATCCTGGCGGTGTACGCCCACGAGAGCGGCCAAGGCATGCTGTTCGACGCGGAAGGAGAGCCCGAGATGGGCGCCGCCGGCGACACGCGTCCGGGAGGCGACGAGGGCCCGAAACCGGGCGCCGGTAAGAAGCCTACCCTCAAGATAATCAAGTGA
- a CDS encoding glutathione S-transferase N-terminal domain-containing protein, whose protein sequence is MTLYSRPACPHSHRVRLVLAEKGIAMDVVNIEGSKLPEDLLDLNPYNSVPTLVDRELVLYDPRIIMEYLEERFPHPPLMPVDPVTRARFRLALFRVEKDWYSLVDEIEQSPSKPHARAKKMLRESLLAASDAFSVKPYFLSDEFSLVDCSIAPILWRLQRYEIDLPAGAKSIHKYAERLFNRPAFKLSLTDVEREMRGPT, encoded by the coding sequence ATGACCCTCTATTCCCGCCCCGCTTGCCCCCATTCCCACCGCGTGCGCCTGGTGCTCGCGGAGAAGGGCATCGCCATGGACGTGGTGAACATCGAGGGCAGCAAGCTCCCGGAAGACCTGCTCGACCTCAATCCCTACAACAGCGTGCCCACGCTGGTGGACCGTGAGCTCGTGCTGTACGACCCGCGCATCATCATGGAGTACCTGGAGGAGCGCTTCCCGCACCCGCCGCTGATGCCGGTGGACCCGGTGACGCGCGCGCGTTTCCGCCTGGCCCTGTTCCGGGTGGAGAAGGACTGGTACTCGCTGGTGGACGAGATCGAGCAGTCGCCTAGCAAGCCCCATGCCCGCGCCAAGAAGATGCTGCGCGAGAGCCTGCTGGCCGCCTCCGATGCGTTCTCGGTGAAACCCTACTTCCTCAGCGACGAGTTCTCGCTGGTGGACTGCTCCATCGCGCCGATCCTGTGGCGCCTTCAGCGCTACGAGATCGACCTGCCGGCTGGAGCCAAGTCCATCCACAAGTACGCCGAGCGCCTGTTCAACCGGCCCGCGTTCAAGCTGAGCTTGACGGACGTCGAGCGCGAGATGCGCGGGCCTACCTGA
- a CDS encoding cytochrome c1, translating to MKKLICIAVLALSPALASAEGAGMLKADVNLNNTASLQRGAKYFANYCMGCHSAQYVRYNRLGQDLGLNDAQLETYLMPAGAKPSDTMQSAMPAEDSEKWFGRTPPDLSLAARSRGTDWIYSYLKSFYVDPRSATGANNLVLPNAAMPNVLWELQGLQKPVFKSEGEGGPQAFDHFEQLSQGKLSPEQFDQVAMDITNFLSYVAEPVQLERRDLGLKVIGFLIVFLLFAVMLKREIWKDVH from the coding sequence ATGAAGAAGCTGATCTGCATCGCGGTCCTCGCGCTGTCCCCGGCCCTCGCGTCCGCCGAGGGGGCCGGCATGCTCAAGGCCGACGTGAACCTCAACAACACCGCCTCGCTGCAGCGCGGCGCCAAGTACTTCGCCAACTACTGCATGGGCTGCCACTCGGCCCAGTACGTGCGCTACAACCGCCTGGGGCAGGATCTCGGCCTCAACGACGCGCAGTTGGAGACCTACCTGATGCCGGCGGGCGCCAAGCCCTCCGACACCATGCAGAGCGCCATGCCGGCCGAGGACTCCGAGAAGTGGTTCGGCCGCACGCCGCCGGACCTCTCGCTTGCGGCCCGCAGCCGCGGCACCGACTGGATCTACAGCTATCTCAAGTCCTTCTACGTGGACCCGCGTTCCGCCACCGGCGCCAACAACCTGGTTCTGCCGAACGCCGCCATGCCGAACGTGCTGTGGGAGCTGCAGGGCCTGCAGAAGCCGGTGTTCAAGTCCGAGGGCGAGGGCGGTCCCCAGGCGTTCGACCACTTCGAGCAGCTCAGCCAGGGCAAGCTCAGCCCCGAGCAGTTCGACCAGGTGGCGATGGACATCACCAATTTCCTGAGCTACGTCGCAGAGCCGGTGCAGCTCGAGCGCCGCGACCTCGGCCTCAAGGTCATTGGTTTCCTGATCGTGTTCCTCCTGTTCGCGGTGATGCTGAAGCGCGAGATATGGAAGGACGTGCACTGA